In the Paenibacillus sp. FSL H7-0357 genome, one interval contains:
- the dinG gene encoding ATP-dependent DNA helicase DinG has protein sequence MKFAVLDFETTGTQSVGEIIQVGLAIIEEDRSISRVYGSYVKPGTPIPPFITGLTGITDEDVKDAPELDEMMMELVPLLDDVVLVGHNVAFDFHFLQNALDRCGYLPFQGRILDTIDFLKICFPSLTTYQLGAVSNHFGITHDRPHQADSDAEATAIVLLKCLEELYSLPLLTIQRLNELFADEDSDLAWYFDGLLREREMETFQPEGELNFYRQLALAVGDWTELAPPREEGVGNPVENVSFEDYMAEVTKRLKDTLPQYESREAQEIMIGEVNTALQEDKHLLIEAGTGTGKSLGYLLPAIYQSVRTGQKVMVSTHTINLQDQLRERDIPLLTSVVPFPFKAAIFKGRGHYLCLRKFEHKINKKDFVSPREEALTAAQMIVWLTQTESGDDEELNLSGRGGDFWETVASDTDSCLGRSCPWFRKCYYHRAKHEAGIADVVITNHSKLFADVKAGHQLLPAYEHLVIDEAHHLEDVAGKHLGMQMKYFTVAHTLTRLYKDSRSGQLPALRQTLQSSGSEQASEWSGVIDKIYPDLLTVKETWDTLSDKLFGLLPERSDAAAGEAGQLVTRLLPGSKPKDWEELAALENTLHLALSDIIRRGDKMLSEMRDTESQSSSDSLVTDIGGLFKDLASIREQIRFFMGLSDDNIVYWMEGSGNYRGKSLQLYAVPVDVSSQLKDLFFDKKKSIVLTSATLSVDKSFQFMIDNLGLSEASEQGRLMTALLPSPFKYREQALLVIPRDFPSVKGSVGDARFVDKLVHSLAEAAAATKGRMLVLFTSYKMLRQVYDPLKEALASQDITVLGQGVEGGSRSKLIRRFQDSSASVLLGTSSFWEGVDIPGEALTCLAIVRLPFQPPNHPLAEAKAELLQAQKKNPFMKMSVPQAVIRFKQGFGRLVRTAQDRGIVIVYDTRVIEAYYGKYFLYSLPGPKMEHMLTDQMVPRIAEWLEEGGVS, from the coding sequence ATGAAATTTGCCGTGCTTGATTTTGAAACTACGGGAACCCAATCTGTGGGTGAGATCATCCAGGTTGGCCTTGCCATTATAGAAGAAGACCGGTCCATCTCCCGGGTGTATGGTTCTTACGTCAAGCCCGGAACACCGATTCCTCCTTTTATTACGGGCTTGACCGGCATCACCGATGAAGATGTGAAGGATGCGCCAGAGCTGGATGAGATGATGATGGAGCTCGTCCCGCTGCTTGACGATGTAGTGCTTGTTGGACATAATGTTGCTTTTGATTTCCATTTTTTGCAGAATGCTTTAGACCGCTGCGGTTATTTGCCGTTTCAGGGACGGATTCTGGATACGATCGATTTCCTGAAAATATGCTTTCCGTCCCTAACGACCTATCAGCTGGGTGCGGTAAGTAACCATTTTGGCATCACGCATGACCGTCCGCACCAGGCGGACAGTGACGCAGAAGCTACAGCAATTGTGTTGCTTAAATGTCTCGAAGAGCTGTATAGTTTGCCTCTGCTGACCATTCAGCGGCTTAACGAGCTGTTTGCCGATGAAGACAGTGATTTGGCCTGGTATTTTGACGGCCTGCTGCGGGAGCGCGAGATGGAGACCTTTCAGCCGGAAGGGGAGCTGAATTTTTACCGTCAGCTTGCACTGGCTGTAGGCGACTGGACTGAGCTGGCGCCTCCAAGAGAAGAAGGTGTTGGCAATCCTGTGGAGAATGTATCCTTTGAGGATTATATGGCCGAGGTAACCAAACGGCTTAAGGATACGCTTCCGCAATATGAAAGCCGGGAAGCCCAGGAGATCATGATTGGCGAAGTGAATACGGCCCTTCAGGAGGACAAGCATCTGCTGATCGAGGCAGGCACCGGTACCGGCAAATCGCTCGGTTATCTGCTGCCGGCCATTTATCAGAGCGTACGTACCGGGCAGAAGGTTATGGTCAGCACCCATACCATCAACCTTCAGGATCAGCTGCGCGAACGCGATATCCCGCTTCTGACCAGTGTTGTGCCTTTCCCGTTTAAGGCTGCGATATTCAAGGGGAGAGGGCACTATTTGTGTCTGCGCAAGTTTGAACATAAAATAAATAAAAAGGACTTCGTAAGTCCCCGGGAAGAAGCACTTACGGCAGCGCAAATGATCGTATGGCTGACCCAGACGGAATCGGGTGACGATGAGGAGCTGAATTTGAGCGGTCGCGGCGGGGATTTCTGGGAGACGGTAGCCAGTGATACCGATTCCTGTCTGGGCCGTTCCTGTCCGTGGTTCCGCAAATGCTACTACCACCGGGCCAAACATGAAGCAGGGATTGCCGATGTGGTCATTACCAATCACTCCAAGCTGTTCGCAGACGTCAAGGCCGGGCACCAGCTGCTTCCGGCTTATGAGCATCTTGTCATTGACGAGGCCCATCATTTGGAGGATGTGGCCGGCAAGCATTTGGGCATGCAAATGAAGTATTTCACGGTAGCTCATACGCTTACAAGGCTGTATAAAGACAGCCGCAGCGGCCAGCTGCCGGCACTGCGCCAGACTCTGCAGTCCTCGGGCAGTGAGCAGGCTTCGGAGTGGAGCGGCGTAATCGATAAAATCTATCCCGACCTGCTTACTGTAAAGGAAACTTGGGATACACTGAGCGACAAGCTGTTCGGCCTATTGCCCGAACGCAGCGATGCAGCGGCAGGTGAAGCCGGCCAGCTGGTCACACGCCTGCTTCCCGGCAGCAAGCCCAAAGATTGGGAAGAGCTGGCGGCGCTGGAGAATACGCTGCACTTAGCCTTGAGCGACATCATCCGCAGAGGTGACAAAATGCTTAGCGAGATGCGCGATACAGAGAGTCAGTCGTCTTCGGACAGCCTGGTGACCGATATCGGAGGCTTGTTCAAGGATTTGGCATCCATCCGGGAACAAATCCGCTTCTTTATGGGTCTCAGTGACGATAATATCGTGTACTGGATGGAAGGGAGCGGCAACTACCGGGGCAAGTCGCTTCAGCTCTACGCCGTGCCTGTCGATGTAAGCAGCCAGCTCAAGGATCTGTTCTTCGACAAGAAGAAGAGCATTGTGCTGACCTCGGCCACGTTATCGGTCGACAAGTCCTTTCAGTTCATGATTGACAACCTTGGTCTTTCTGAAGCCTCTGAACAAGGGCGTCTCATGACAGCACTGCTGCCTTCACCGTTCAAGTACCGTGAACAGGCGCTGCTTGTCATCCCGCGCGATTTCCCCAGTGTTAAGGGCAGCGTAGGCGATGCGCGTTTTGTAGACAAGCTGGTGCATTCGCTGGCTGAAGCGGCGGCGGCGACCAAGGGGCGGATGCTGGTGCTGTTCACCTCCTACAAAATGCTGCGCCAGGTTTATGATCCGCTGAAAGAGGCCTTGGCTTCCCAGGACATTACGGTTCTGGGCCAGGGTGTGGAAGGAGGCAGCCGCAGCAAGCTGATCCGGCGTTTTCAGGACAGCTCTGCATCGGTATTGCTTGGAACGAGCAGTTTCTGGGAAGGAGTCGACATCCCTGGCGAGGCGCTGACCTGTCTTGCGATTGTAAGGCTGCCGTTTCAGCCGCCGAATCATCCGCTGGCCGAGGCAAAGGCGGAGCTTCTGCAGGCCCAGAAGAAGAATCCTTTTATGAAAATGTCTGTTCCACAGGCAGTGATCCGGTTCAAACAGGGTTTTGGACGATTGGTTCGCACAGCGCAGGACCGGGGAATTGTTATTGTATATGATACCAGGGTCATCGAAGCTTATTACGGGAAGTACTTCCTGTATTCACTCCCTGGTCCGAAGATGGAGCACATGCTTACCGATCAGATGGTTCCGCGGATAGCGGAATGGCTTGAAGAGGGCGGCGTTTCCTAA
- a CDS encoding acetate/propionate family kinase translates to MNVLVINSGSSSLKYQLYNMTDESVLAKGLVERIGMDSSILNHKPTGKPEVTEVSEILEHNTAIRKVLACLTDSEHGVISSIEEINAVGHRVVHGGEFFKESSLVDGDAKSKIRQLFDLAPLHNPAAVMGITATEKNMPGVPQVVVFDTAFHQTMPEKAYMYAIPRVLYNKYKVRRYGAHGTSHDFVSKAAAEYLDRPLEDLKIITCHIGNGASVTAVKGGVSIDTSMGMTPLEGLMMGTRSGDLDPAIVPYVMNKEELSVGEVNSMLNKHSGLLAISGISSDMRDIIDGAEKGEPNSTLAFEMYEYRLRKYIGSYAAAMNGVDVIVFTAGVGENASLLREKVLNQLTFLGIELDTEANKVRSGDPRRISTVDSKVQVLIVPTNEELVIARDTYRIVQGVNG, encoded by the coding sequence ATGAACGTATTAGTAATTAACTCAGGAAGTTCTTCTTTGAAATATCAGCTGTATAATATGACAGATGAATCTGTATTGGCCAAAGGGCTGGTAGAACGCATCGGGATGGATTCTTCCATTCTGAACCATAAGCCAACAGGCAAACCGGAAGTCACTGAAGTCAGTGAAATTCTGGAACACAATACCGCCATCCGCAAGGTTCTGGCTTGCCTGACAGACAGCGAGCATGGCGTAATCAGTTCGATCGAAGAAATTAATGCCGTAGGTCACCGTGTAGTTCACGGGGGAGAATTCTTCAAGGAATCCTCATTGGTTGATGGCGATGCCAAGTCGAAGATCCGTCAATTGTTCGACCTTGCTCCACTGCACAACCCGGCTGCTGTGATGGGGATTACGGCTACAGAAAAGAATATGCCCGGCGTTCCGCAGGTTGTTGTGTTTGATACAGCCTTCCACCAAACGATGCCTGAGAAGGCTTATATGTACGCTATCCCAAGAGTGCTTTACAACAAATACAAAGTCCGCCGCTACGGGGCACACGGCACCTCGCATGATTTTGTCAGCAAAGCTGCAGCGGAATATCTCGACCGTCCGCTCGAGGATCTGAAGATTATTACTTGTCACATCGGTAATGGTGCCAGTGTTACTGCGGTTAAAGGCGGAGTCTCTATTGATACTTCCATGGGGATGACACCACTGGAAGGTCTGATGATGGGAACACGCAGCGGTGATCTTGACCCGGCAATCGTTCCTTATGTGATGAACAAGGAAGAGCTGTCCGTAGGCGAAGTGAATTCCATGCTCAACAAACATAGTGGATTGCTGGCTATTTCTGGCATCAGCAGTGACATGCGTGATATTATTGATGGTGCAGAAAAAGGCGAGCCTAACTCTACGCTTGCTTTTGAAATGTATGAATACCGTCTGCGCAAATACATCGGTTCTTACGCAGCAGCCATGAACGGTGTGGATGTTATCGTGTTCACTGCCGGCGTGGGTGAGAATGCATCCCTGTTGCGCGAAAAAGTGCTGAATCAGCTTACGTTCCTCGGAATCGAACTGGATACAGAAGCCAATAAGGTTCGTTCCGGTGATCCGCGCCGCATCTCTACAGTTGATTCCAAGGTGCAGGTGCTTATAGTACCGACGAACGAAGAGCTTGTTATTGCACGCGATACCTATCGTATTGTGCAAGGGGTTAACGGCTAA
- a CDS encoding 3-hydroxyacyl-CoA dehydrogenase family protein, giving the protein MNFKKIGVIGGGTMGQGIAEMLAAKGLDVMLVEKNTERLEYSYEMIETSLDKQLEKWAITQAEKKLILSRIQKVTHFAELSSCDMVIETITEDLEAKQKVFNQLDQVCPSHIILASNTSTLSLTELASSTMYPERVIGMHFIHPVGKVDLVEIVRGLKTSDSTFEDTKAFVDEVVEKKGVMIYESPGFVTSRLICLFINEAMHVLQEGVASPEDIDDAMRIGYQFQYGPLEMADRFGLDSILAALDNMFREYGELKYRPSTILKKMVRAGQLGMKSGEGFFKYDKDGDRV; this is encoded by the coding sequence ATGAATTTTAAAAAAATAGGTGTCATCGGCGGTGGCACAATGGGACAAGGGATTGCTGAAATGCTGGCAGCCAAGGGTCTTGATGTAATGCTGGTGGAGAAAAACACAGAAAGACTGGAATACTCCTACGAAATGATCGAGACAAGTCTTGATAAGCAATTGGAGAAATGGGCGATTACCCAAGCAGAAAAGAAACTGATTCTTAGCCGCATCCAAAAAGTGACACATTTCGCCGAGCTCAGCTCGTGTGATATGGTCATCGAAACAATTACGGAAGATCTGGAAGCTAAGCAAAAAGTATTTAATCAGCTCGACCAAGTGTGTCCGAGCCACATTATTCTTGCCAGCAACACGTCAACGCTCAGCTTGACGGAGCTTGCCAGCTCTACAATGTACCCGGAACGCGTAATCGGCATGCATTTCATACATCCGGTAGGTAAGGTGGATCTTGTGGAGATTGTACGTGGACTGAAGACATCTGACAGTACCTTTGAAGATACCAAAGCTTTTGTTGACGAAGTCGTTGAGAAAAAAGGCGTAATGATTTATGAATCCCCAGGATTTGTTACTTCGCGCCTCATTTGCTTGTTCATTAACGAAGCTATGCATGTTCTGCAGGAAGGTGTCGCTTCCCCAGAGGATATTGACGACGCAATGCGCATCGGTTATCAGTTCCAGTATGGACCGCTTGAAATGGCTGACCGTTTCGGTCTGGATTCGATTCTTGCCGCACTGGATAACATGTTCCGTGAGTATGGGGAACTGAAATACCGTCCATCGACTATTCTTAAGAAGATGGTGCGTGCGGGACAACTGGGCATGAAATCGGGCGAAGGCTTCTTCAAGTATGACAAGGATGGTGACCGTGTATGA
- a CDS encoding redox-sensing transcriptional repressor Rex, protein MSRQCNSKLGGENMKSDKISEAVVRRLPVYLRFLNDLQKREISTVSSQELGQKLDLNPAQIRKDLAYFGDFGRKGIGYDVSYLIEKIRHILKLDQQINVALVGAGNLGHALSNYNAYLKDTMKITAVFDSYAPKIGQKINSLTVQPMEELGQTIRDQGIRIGIITVPDSEAQNVADILVESGIEAILNFAPVILKTPSTIRIHAADFTTDLQSLAYYLHDGKEGITDEQQ, encoded by the coding sequence ATATCGCGTCAGTGCAATTCTAAATTAGGAGGAGAAAACATGAAATCGGATAAAATATCGGAGGCCGTCGTTCGCAGACTCCCAGTGTACCTGCGTTTCCTGAACGATCTCCAAAAGCGTGAAATCTCAACCGTTTCTTCTCAGGAACTCGGGCAGAAGCTGGACCTTAATCCGGCGCAGATTCGTAAGGATCTGGCCTATTTTGGTGATTTCGGCAGAAAAGGCATTGGATATGACGTGTCTTATCTCATCGAAAAGATCCGTCATATTCTGAAGCTGGATCAACAAATCAATGTGGCTCTGGTAGGTGCCGGTAACCTCGGTCATGCCTTGTCCAATTACAATGCTTATCTGAAGGACACTATGAAAATCACTGCTGTATTTGATTCTTACGCTCCCAAGATTGGACAAAAGATCAACTCTCTTACGGTTCAGCCGATGGAGGAGCTGGGTCAGACCATCCGTGATCAGGGAATCCGGATCGGGATCATCACTGTACCGGACAGCGAAGCACAGAATGTGGCTGATATTCTGGTAGAATCGGGCATTGAGGCGATCCTGAATTTTGCACCGGTCATTCTGAAGACACCTTCAACCATCCGGATTCATGCTGCTGACTTTACGACTGACCTGCAAAGTCTGGCGTATTATTTACATGATGGAAAGGAAGGAATTACAGATGAGCAGCAATAA
- a CDS encoding cell wall elongation regulator TseB-like domain-containing protein, which yields MRKRKKWLLLGIALFLLILFGLSQFYAYIMKDQWNERSAAKEVAKTRAGLTEVSKAQKSVWDENSVYWVLTGKNKAGTDLMVWVRFTVDGKPAGGDNGVYAEELAKGTSEKQIRSIIASQLPGIDIKRLLPGVYNGEYAWQLFYKQEGRYYYKFFRFADGTAIGDGYTLPSK from the coding sequence TTGAGGAAAAGGAAAAAATGGCTTCTGCTGGGGATCGCTCTGTTTCTGCTCATTTTGTTCGGTCTAAGCCAATTTTATGCCTATATCATGAAGGACCAATGGAATGAACGCAGCGCGGCCAAAGAAGTTGCCAAGACCCGGGCGGGACTTACTGAGGTGTCCAAGGCGCAGAAATCGGTATGGGACGAAAATTCGGTGTACTGGGTGCTGACCGGGAAAAATAAAGCCGGTACGGATCTGATGGTGTGGGTACGGTTCACCGTGGACGGCAAGCCGGCCGGCGGTGATAACGGAGTCTATGCGGAAGAGCTGGCCAAAGGAACCTCGGAGAAGCAAATCCGCTCCATTATAGCCTCCCAGTTGCCCGGGATCGATATTAAACGGCTGCTTCCGGGTGTATACAATGGAGAATACGCCTGGCAGCTTTTTTACAAGCAGGAAGGACGTTATTATTACAAGTTCTTTCGTTTTGCGGATGGTACAGCAATCGGTGATGGATATACTTTGCCGAGCAAGTAG
- the panD gene encoding aspartate 1-decarboxylase, with protein sequence MFRHMMKSKIHRATVTEANLNYVGSITIDENLMEAADLLENEKVQIVDNNNGSRLETYVIPGPRGSGVICLNGAAARLVQPGDTVIIISYAMLSAEELAGHKPTVVFVDGENKPVKLADHEIHATIA encoded by the coding sequence TTGTTTAGACATATGATGAAATCCAAAATACACCGGGCAACGGTTACCGAAGCCAATTTGAATTATGTGGGCAGCATCACCATCGACGAGAACCTGATGGAAGCAGCGGATTTACTTGAGAACGAAAAGGTACAGATTGTCGACAACAATAACGGCTCCCGGCTGGAAACCTATGTCATTCCGGGACCGCGCGGCAGCGGCGTCATTTGTTTGAACGGAGCAGCGGCCCGGCTTGTTCAGCCGGGGGATACTGTCATCATCATCTCCTACGCGATGCTGTCCGCCGAGGAACTGGCAGGGCATAAACCAACTGTAGTTTTTGTCGATGGCGAGAACAAGCCGGTGAAGCTGGCCGATCATGAGATTCATGCTACGATTGCTTAA
- a CDS encoding amidohydrolase: protein MSSNKMIIANGRFLVPGSEKPVLSGYMTIENDLITYIGEEKPVIEEGTVTLDGSRLLFMPGLVNTHGHAAMSLLRGYGDDMVLQAWLQEKMWPMEEKFTGDDVYWGTSLSVLEMLKGGTTTFLDMYDHMDRVAEVVEHSGIRAVLMRGVIGLCPEEVQNQKLAEAVAFARNWHGKADGRITTMISPHAPYTCPPDFFMRFVQAAHDLDLPMHTHMSETLREVEQNAADYGLRPVAHLEKLGMFTRPSLIAHGVHLNDEEIEILARHKVGVSHNPGSNLKLASGVARVPELLRAGVKVSLGTDGAASNNNLDMFEEMRLAALIHKGVSGDPTAVPAPEALLMATQYGAESIFLNQAGRLAAGMKADFIAIDIDQPHLLPHSDLLSHAVYSASAKDVEHVWVNGKQVVKHGQCLTVDEEEIRRKAQETFEGLLKR, encoded by the coding sequence ATGAGCAGCAATAAGATGATAATTGCAAACGGACGTTTTCTGGTTCCCGGAAGCGAGAAGCCGGTCCTGAGCGGTTATATGACTATAGAAAATGATTTGATCACATACATAGGGGAAGAGAAGCCCGTTATTGAAGAAGGCACAGTGACGCTCGACGGCAGCCGGCTGCTGTTCATGCCGGGTCTGGTCAATACCCATGGCCATGCTGCGATGTCGCTGCTGCGCGGCTACGGGGATGATATGGTCCTTCAAGCCTGGCTGCAGGAGAAAATGTGGCCGATGGAGGAGAAGTTTACCGGAGATGATGTCTACTGGGGTACTTCCTTATCCGTTTTGGAGATGCTGAAAGGCGGCACAACCACCTTTTTGGATATGTATGATCACATGGACCGGGTGGCCGAGGTGGTCGAACACTCCGGCATCCGTGCGGTGCTGATGCGCGGTGTTATTGGTCTATGTCCTGAAGAAGTGCAGAATCAGAAGCTTGCGGAAGCTGTTGCGTTCGCCCGCAACTGGCACGGCAAGGCTGACGGCAGAATTACCACCATGATTTCACCGCATGCCCCGTATACTTGTCCTCCGGACTTTTTCATGCGGTTTGTGCAGGCGGCACATGACCTGGACCTGCCGATGCATACGCATATGTCAGAAACGCTGCGTGAAGTGGAGCAGAATGCCGCTGATTACGGCCTGCGTCCTGTAGCGCACCTGGAGAAGCTGGGCATGTTCACCCGCCCGTCCTTAATCGCCCATGGTGTCCACCTGAACGATGAGGAGATCGAAATTCTCGCCCGCCACAAGGTGGGTGTATCCCATAACCCGGGAAGTAACCTGAAGCTTGCCAGCGGGGTTGCACGGGTGCCTGAGCTGCTGAGAGCGGGAGTCAAAGTTTCGCTCGGTACGGACGGGGCGGCAAGCAATAATAATCTCGATATGTTCGAGGAAATGCGGCTTGCAGCATTGATCCATAAGGGAGTAAGCGGTGATCCTACCGCAGTTCCGGCACCGGAAGCGCTGCTGATGGCCACGCAATACGGGGCGGAGTCAATCTTCCTGAACCAGGCGGGCCGCCTTGCAGCCGGGATGAAGGCTGACTTTATTGCAATTGATATTGACCAGCCTCATCTACTGCCGCATAGCGACTTGCTCTCCCACGCCGTGTATTCGGCTAGTGCCAAGGATGTCGAGCATGTCTGGGTGAACGGCAAGCAGGTTGTGAAGCATGGTCAGTGCCTGACAGTGGACGAGGAAGAAATCCGCCGCAAGGCGCAAGAAACTTTTGAAGGGCTGCTGAAGCGTTAA
- the asnS gene encoding asparagine--tRNA ligase, with product MANKSVIKRVNEHVGESVVIGCWVNNKRSSGKIQFLQLRDGTGYIQGVVVKSEVPEQVWDDAKSLTQESSLYVTGIIREEPRAQSGYEMTVTGIEVLHLTENYPITPKEHGIDFLMDHRHLWLRSAKQRAVLVIRAEIIRAIQQFFNQNGFTKVDPPILTPTSAEGTTNLFHTKYFDEDAYLTQSGQLYMEAAAMALGRVYSFGPTFRAEKSKTRRHLIEFWMIEPEMAFTDHEESLKVQEEFISFIVQSVLTNCRAELEAVGRDVSKLENIKAPFPRITYDDAIKFLNDNGHEIAWGDDFGAPHETAIAEANDKPVFITHYPASFKAFYMKPHPERPEVVLCADMIAPEGYGEIIGGSQRIDDPALLEERFKEHNLSMDSYKWYMDLRTYGSVPHSGFGLGLERTVAWICGLDHVRETIPFPRTLYRLYP from the coding sequence ATGGCAAACAAGAGTGTAATTAAACGTGTTAATGAACATGTCGGAGAGAGTGTTGTTATCGGCTGTTGGGTAAACAACAAGCGCTCCAGCGGCAAAATTCAATTCCTGCAGCTCCGGGATGGTACAGGCTATATCCAGGGGGTTGTAGTAAAATCCGAAGTGCCTGAGCAGGTCTGGGATGATGCCAAAAGCCTTACCCAGGAAAGTTCCTTGTATGTGACCGGTATTATCCGCGAAGAGCCGCGCGCTCAATCGGGATATGAGATGACCGTAACGGGCATCGAGGTTCTGCATCTTACAGAGAACTACCCGATCACACCGAAGGAGCATGGCATCGATTTCCTGATGGATCATCGTCATCTCTGGCTCCGCTCCGCGAAGCAGCGGGCCGTACTGGTGATCCGTGCAGAGATTATCCGCGCTATTCAGCAGTTCTTTAATCAGAACGGGTTCACTAAGGTGGATCCGCCGATCCTGACACCGACATCGGCTGAGGGCACCACCAACCTGTTCCACACGAAATATTTTGATGAGGATGCCTATTTGACGCAGAGTGGCCAGCTTTACATGGAAGCTGCAGCAATGGCGCTGGGCCGCGTGTATTCCTTCGGTCCTACCTTCCGTGCTGAGAAATCAAAGACCCGCCGCCACTTGATCGAGTTCTGGATGATCGAGCCGGAGATGGCTTTCACGGATCACGAAGAAAGTCTGAAAGTTCAGGAAGAATTCATCAGCTTTATCGTACAATCGGTACTGACCAACTGTCGTGCTGAGCTGGAAGCGGTAGGCCGCGATGTCTCCAAGCTGGAGAATATCAAAGCGCCGTTCCCGCGTATTACTTATGATGATGCGATTAAGTTCCTGAACGATAATGGTCATGAAATTGCCTGGGGCGACGATTTTGGTGCGCCGCATGAAACTGCAATTGCTGAAGCCAATGACAAACCTGTCTTTATTACGCATTATCCGGCTTCGTTCAAGGCTTTCTACATGAAGCCGCATCCTGAGCGTCCTGAAGTTGTACTCTGTGCGGATATGATTGCTCCGGAAGGTTACGGGGAGATTATCGGCGGATCGCAGCGGATCGACGATCCGGCATTGCTGGAGGAACGTTTCAAAGAACATAATCTTTCGATGGATAGCTATAAATGGTACATGGATCTGCGCACCTACGGTTCAGTGCCGCACTCCGGCTTCGGTCTTGGACTCGAACGCACAGTGGCCTGGATTTGTGGTCTAGATCATGTGCGAGAAACGATACCGTTCCCTCGTACGCTGTACCGTCTCTACCCGTAA
- a CDS encoding AAA family ATPase has product MPKWWKEIVAGFVPVLLIFMAFVGINIIPVIIAAGMVCALLVIAHLRGGLTVNAGGDKKRKKNGPSKLTFEEIGGQDNAKQELREALDFLIRHEEISKFGIRPLKGILLTGPPGTGKTLMAKAAAHYTNSVFVAASGSEFVEMYVGVGAGRVRDLFKDARTRAVKENKQSAIIFIDEIDVIGGKREGGQQREYDQTLNQLLTEMDGIYNNDTPRILLVAATNRKEMLDSALLRPGRFDRHIQVDMPDKKGRKSILDLHAKNKPLHAEVNLDKIAEEAYGFSGAQLESVMNEAAIYMMRENLTEVEQRHLAMAIDKVMMGEKTDRETNHEEKQRVAIHELGHAIMAELLRPGSVSQVTLTPRGQALGYVRHNPQTEQYLYTKDYLENQIMIALGGAASEEMYYGGRSTGSRGDFDQALNIVETMMKSGLTSLGIANLEMVTTEELMKENSKILDELMVRTRDLLQKQRNVFDYSLDILMKEEVLSGEQFRCQFRDSVLLPA; this is encoded by the coding sequence ATGCCTAAGTGGTGGAAAGAGATTGTAGCCGGATTTGTTCCGGTCCTGCTGATATTTATGGCTTTTGTGGGCATTAACATTATTCCTGTAATCATAGCAGCCGGTATGGTTTGTGCACTCCTGGTGATCGCCCATTTGCGCGGCGGGTTGACAGTGAATGCGGGCGGGGACAAGAAACGTAAGAAGAATGGCCCTTCCAAACTTACCTTTGAAGAAATCGGCGGCCAGGATAACGCGAAGCAGGAGTTGCGGGAAGCGCTTGATTTCCTGATCCGGCATGAAGAAATCAGCAAATTCGGGATTCGTCCGCTTAAAGGGATCTTGCTTACAGGCCCTCCGGGAACCGGTAAGACGCTGATGGCCAAGGCTGCGGCTCATTATACCAATTCTGTGTTCGTTGCCGCTTCAGGCAGTGAATTCGTGGAAATGTACGTCGGTGTCGGTGCCGGACGTGTCCGTGACTTGTTCAAGGATGCCCGTACCCGTGCAGTGAAAGAGAATAAGCAAAGCGCTATTATCTTTATTGATGAAATTGATGTTATCGGCGGCAAACGCGAAGGCGGCCAGCAGCGTGAATACGATCAGACGCTTAACCAGCTGCTGACCGAGATGGACGGGATCTATAACAATGATACACCGCGCATTCTGCTTGTTGCGGCAACAAACCGCAAGGAGATGCTGGATTCAGCGCTGCTGCGTCCCGGCCGCTTTGACCGTCATATCCAGGTGGATATGCCTGACAAGAAGGGCCGCAAATCAATCCTCGATCTGCATGCCAAGAATAAGCCGCTGCATGCTGAGGTGAATTTAGACAAGATCGCCGAGGAAGCCTACGGTTTCTCCGGTGCACAGCTGGAGAGCGTCATGAACGAAGCGGCGATTTATATGATGCGCGAGAATCTGACCGAAGTCGAGCAGCGCCATCTGGCGATGGCGATCGATAAGGTGATGATGGGCGAGAAGACTGACCGTGAAACCAATCATGAAGAGAAACAGCGGGTGGCCATCCATGAGCTTGGACATGCTATTATGGCGGAGCTGCTGCGTCCGGGCAGCGTCAGCCAAGTTACCTTGACTCCGCGTGGACAAGCACTTGGTTATGTACGTCACAACCCGCAAACCGAGCAGTATTTGTATACCAAGGATTATCTGGAGAATCAGATTATGATCGCGCTTGGCGGAGCAGCTTCCGAGGAGATGTATTATGGGGGCCGCAGCACAGGTTCACGCGGCGATTTCGATCAGGCACTGAATATTGTCGAGACCATGATGAAGTCGGGACTCACGTCACTTGGGATCGCCAACCTGGAAATGGTAACTACAGAAGAGCTGATGAAGGAAAATAGCAAGATTCTGGATGAGCTCATGGTTCGTACCCGTGACCTGCTCCAGAAGCAAAGAAATGTATTTGATTACTCTCTTGACATTTTAATGAAGGAAGAAGTCCTCTCCGGAGAGCAATTTCGTTGTCAATTTCGTGACAGTGTCCTTTTACCGGCATAA